The Streptomyces halobius genomic interval GCCGAGGTGGATGTCGTGGTGCTGGGTGGCCGGTTGCGGCGCCCCAACGAGTCGCTCCTCGGCACCCGGACGGAACAGGCGCTGCGCCGTCTCACCCCGGACGTCGCCTTCCTCGGCGTCGACGGTCTCGATCCCGTGCGGGGCATCAACTGCCCGGACCATGAACAGGCCGCCCTGAAGGAGTCGATGGCCGGGTGTGCCCGAGCCTGCTGGGTGCTGGCCGACCATTCCAAGCTCGCCGGGGGAGGGGGCTTCCCCTATTGGGCGGCTGTGCCGGCCGGCACGGGGCTGATATCCGGTGGCGACGCGGAGCAATTGGCCGCGTTCACCGAGGCGGACTGGTCGGTGCGGTCGGTGGGGCGGTGAGGGCAGGGGGACAGCAGGGGTGGCGTGCGGTGCCCTTGACAGCCCGTCCGACGGATCGCCACTCTGAGTTGCATGAATCACGCAATCTGAATTGCGTGGTTCGGTCACTTCGGGGTCACGTTCAGGACGGCCGGCACCGGAGCCGGCGGGAGGAGACCTCTTGGCGCAGGTGCTCGTCATCGGCGATGACCTCACCGGAAGCAATGCGACCGGAGCGCTCTACGCACGGCTCGGTCTCCAGGCCGTCACGGTCGGGGAACTCGCCCAAGTGCCACGCTACGCACACCGGGTGGACGTACTCGTCGTCAACACCGCCTCGCGGCACTGGGCCCCCTCCCGGGCCTACGCGGCTGTCCGGGCCGCCACGGAAGCGGCGGGCGAGGTGCCCCTGGTGGTGAAGCGGGTCGACACCACACTGCGCGGCAATCCGGGAAGGGAACTCGACGCGGTCGTCGACGCGCTCACCGCACACGACCCTTCGGCCCGGATCCGGGCGCTCGCCGTCCCCGCTTTCCCCGACGCGGGCCGGACCACCGTCGGCGGCCTGCACCTCGTCGACGGCGTACCGCTCACCCGTACCGCCGTCGCGCGCGACCCGTTCGATCCCGTCCGGCATGCACGGGTCGCGGAGGTGCTGAGAACGCAGAGCGAACGGAATACGGCAGAGCTGACGCTGGACGTGGTCGAGCGTGGGCCGGACGCGGTGGCGGCGGCATTGCGCGAGTGCCGGGCCGACATCGTCGTCTGCGACGCCACCGAGAACGCACACCTGCGGACCGTAGCGGTCGCCGCCGCTCAACTCGCCGACGAGGACGGGATCCGCTGGGTCGTCATGGACTCCGGTCCTTTCGGCGCGGCCCTCGCCGCCGAGCTCGGCCTGCGCTCCCAGGACGGCCCGCCCGCCCGTATCCTGGCGGTCATCGGCAGCATCACCGACCGCACCCGAGTCCAACTCGCCCATGCGGAAGCCGCTTTCGGCGTCCGCTGGGCCGACCTCGACCCCTCCGATCCGGATCCCGATCGCGTGCTGGGAGCACTGCGTGCGGCGGCGAGGCAGGGGGCCACGGTGCTCGGCGTCCGGGTGGCGCCCGAGCCGCGCCCCGGGGCCACGGGAGCATCTGCCGTGCCCGATTCCCGTTCCGCTGCCGCCGCGGTGCCCGATCCCGACACCGCCGCCCGCATCCTGCGCTGCCTGGCCGAAGTCGCCCGCCGCGCGGTGGCCGGGCTTCGCCCCGGTGCGCTGTACGCGTCGGGCGGCGATGTCGCCGCCGCCGTCACCTCCGCACTCGGCGCGGACGGCTTCGCCATCGAGACCGAGGTGCTGCCGCTGGCCGTCGCGGGCCACCTGGTGGGAGGCCCGTACGACGGGCTGCTCTTCGCCACCAAAGGCGGCCTCATCGGCGGACCGGACGCCACCCGCGACTGCCTGGAACACCTGCGCGCGGCCTGTACACGCCACACCCTCGGCGCGCATCCGACGGGTGCGAAGCAGCCACCTGCCGCCCCGGAACCAGAGGCCGACGCCCCAGATGCCGATGCCCCTGACACCGAGGCTCCAGATCCCGACGCCGGTGACACCGCCGCCCCTGACACCGACGCCGCAGACGTCGACGCTCCAGACCCCGATGCCTCGGAGCTCGCCCCCATCAGCCTCACCCCACCCACCGGACCACACCCCGAGAGGTGACCCCATGCCCCCCACAGCTCCCCCCACCCTCGCCGTCACCCTCGGCGACCCCGTCGGCATCGGCCCCGAGATCACCGCCCGTACACTCGCCGACCCGGCCACCGCCGCGCTCGGCCGCGGCCTCGCCGTCGGCGACGCCGCCGTACTGCGCCGCGCCGTCGGCATCTGCGGCCTGGATGTCCGGGTGAACGCGGTCGGCTCGCCCGCCGAGGCCCGCTACGCGCCGGGCACCATCGACGTACTCGACCTCGGCATCGCCCCCGCCGCCCTGCCATGGGGCGAGGTCGACGCGGTGGCCGGCCGGTCCGCCGTGGCCGCCATCGAGGCCGCGACCCGCGCCGCACTGGCCGGCGAGGTCGACGGGATCGTCACCTCACCCATCAACAAGGAGGCGATCTGGGCGGCCGGTTCGCGGCACCTCGGCCACACCGAGATGCTCGGTGAACTCACCGGCGCCGCGCACTACGACACCATGTTCGTGGTCCGCGGCCTCAAGATCTTCTTCACCACCCGCCATCTGTCGCTCCGCGAAGCCCTCGACCAGATCACCGAGGAACGGGTCGCGGCCGCCATCCGCCACGCGGTCACCGCACTACGCGTCTTCGGCCACGACGAACCCCGACTCGCGGTAGCCGCGATCAACCCGCACGGCGGCGAGGGCGGTCACTTCGGCGACGAGGAAATCACCGTGCTGCGCCCCGCCGTCGAGGAGGCGGCCTCGGAGGGGCTCGGCGTCATCGGCCCCGTCCCCGCCGACTCCGTCTTCCACCAGGGCCTCGACGGCCGCTTCGACGGTGTGCTCTCCCACTTCCACGACCAGGGCCATATCCCCGCCAAGACGGTCGACTTCGACGGCACCGTGTCCGTCACCGTCGGCCTGCCGATCCTGCGCACCTCCGTCGATCACGGCACCGCGTTCGACATCGCGGGAACCGGCCGTGCCTCGCACGCCACCATGGCCGCCGCCTTCCGCGCCGCCGCCGGCTTCAGCCGCTACACGGACCGGATCCGGGCCGCCTACGGGACGGCTGCCGCATGACGACGGACGCGATGCTCCGGGCAATCCCGGCCAAGCGCTGGATGTACGTCATTCCTGTCGCCGCATTCATGTACATGCTGGCGTATCTGGACCGGAACAACGTCTCCGTAATCCTCCCTTACATGGACGGTGCTTTGGCGCTGTCCAACGCCGACAAGGGAATGGTCGGCGGCATCTTCTTCGTCGGCTATGTCTTCCTGCAGATCCCGGCGGCGGTCCTCGCCCAGCGCTGGAGCGCCCGGAAGACCGTGGTTCTCCTCATGATCGCGTGGGGGCTGGCCGCGATACTGTCCGGACTCGTACAGAGCAAGACACAGTTCTATGCCGCGCGCTTCGTGCTGGGTCTTTTCGAGGGCGGTGTGTGGCCGGCCGTGCTGATCCTGCTCGCCTCATGGTTCCCGCTGCGTGAGCGGGCCCGCGCCAACGCCCTCTGGATGGCCTGTCTTCCCCTCTCCTCGATCCTCATGGCGCCGCTGTCCGGCTGGATGCTCGATCACGCGAGCTGGCGCTGGGTGCTGGTGCTCCAGGGCGTTCCGCCGCTCCTGTGGGCGGTGGTCTGGTGGTTCGCGGTCGCCGACCGGCCCGCGCAGGCCCGGTGGATCTCCCGCGCCGAGGCCGACCACCTGGAACGGTCGATCGCCGCCGACGAGGCCGCCAAGCCCGCCGCGCGCGGCGGCTCGTACCTCGACGCGGTCAAGCAGAGGTCCGTCCTCGTCCTCATCGGCGTCTACTTCTTCTGGATCACCGGCTTCTACGGCTTCAGCCTGTGGCTGCCCTCGGTCATCAAGGAGCTGACACACGACGGATCCGCCACCGAGGTCGGACTGCTCACCGCCCTACCGTTCACCATCGCGCTGGCCGTGATGATCGCCAACGCCGGCTGGTCCGACCGCACGGGCAAACGCCGCCAGGCTGTGGCCTTACCCCTCCTTGTGGCCATCGCGGCCCTGCTGCTGGGACAGGCCGTGGACGGGCCCTACGCACGGATGGCGCTGCTGTGCGTGACGGCCGCGGCGGTCTACGCACCGTACGGCCCGTTCTGGGCGATCCCCGGCCAACTGCTGCGCTTCGAGGTGGTGGCGGTGGCGCTGGGCCTGATCAACGCCCTGGGAAACCTCGGCGGCTTCGCCGGGCCGTACCTCGTCGGCTGGCTGACCGATGCGACCGGTTCGAGCGTGACGGGCTTCACGGTCCTCGCTGCTTTCCTCGCGGTGGCCGTAGCACTGGTGACGATCGGGCTACGGCCGAAGGAGCAGGCAACGCGGCGCACGACTGTGGAGGCGGCGGAGGAAGTATGACGGGACCGCAGTTGCACGAGGGGGCTTCCCCGCCCGACACCGGGGCCGTGCGCCCCCTGCGCCCCGCGGCGGCCGGCCCTAGCTGACGACTTTCAGCTTGCTCAGCTTCGACCAGCCGAGACGGTCCACTGTCCCGAACAGGTTCTTGATGTCGGACGGGTTGAGTTTGACACAGCCGTTGGAGTAGTAGTCGTTCGGATTGCTGTTGGTCCACTTCTCGGACTCGATCGAGCCCTGCTTGCCGTTGGGCTTCATCTCGCTGTGGATGAAGAGCTCGGTGCGCTGGGTGCCGCTGTGGCACCTCTTGTCGGAGATCTTGATGACATAGCCGTTGATGATGCCGTCGAAGTCCTTCTGGTGGAACTCAATCTTGTAGTTGCCGTTGGGCAGCCAGCCCTTCCCGACGGCACAGGTGTTGGTGCCGGTTCCCGACCCGGCCCGATAGCTCTTTATGACCTTGTCGGGACCGGCGACGCTCTTCATCAGGTACAGCCTGGAATTCGTCACGGTGCGCTTGTCGAACTTGAGGTAGTAACCGGCTGCTGCTGGGGCATTGGCGCTCCCGGCCGTCGGCCCAGCCTGGGCCGGGGCCGCTAAGGCTGCCGTCAGGGCTCCGACGACGGTCATGGCGAGGGCTGCAGATGCGAGTCGTGCTCGGGTTCCCATGAGGACTCCAATGCGTGGGGTGAGACGCGCCCGGCGGAATCGCCCGGGCTGCGACAGAGCCTGCCGGGGCACGCCGTAAGAGGGCAAGAGCGGATGCCTGCCCCGGACAGCATGCTGCTGTCCGGGCCGGTCACGGCGCTACCGCACGGCGACCAGTACATGGCTGTTGCCGAACTGCCAGACCGGCCCGACGTGTGCGAACCCTGCCTCCCGCAACAGGGCGACATGTTCGCTGAGCGTCAGCTCGTTCTCCTTGCTGCTCGGAAGCCGGCGGTTGCGGCGTTCGGCGACGAGTTCGGCCAGTTCCTGGTCGGCGGTGGCCGCCGACCACCAGGAGTTCCAGTCCTCGTGCGCGAACGCCCGCTGTCGCTCGGCCCGGCGACGTCCGACGACACCCGCGATCTCGGCGATCGCCGGGGCGTCCTGGCACAGGTGGTCACCGTTGACCAGAACCCCGCCGGGGCGCAGCAGCGCGGCGAGCTGTCGGTAGACCCGGTGGAGCGTGCGTTCGCCGAGATAGTGCAGCGCCGTGGTCGAGACGGCCGCGTCCAGAGGACGCCGCAGGGCGAGGGCCTTGAGCCAGCCGGGCTCGCCGATGACCGTTTCGACGTACCGGATGGGCGACCCGTAGTGGGCCCGTCCCAGCCCCATGAGGAGCGGGTCGGCGTCGACGGCCAGGACCTCCGCCTTCGGCAGACGATCGGCGAGCAGGGCCGCCAGTGCCCCGGGGCCGCAGCCGAGGTCGGCGATCAGGGGCGCCGGGTGACCGGCCGTCATATGCTCGACCACGTCGGCGATCACGGTGAACCTCTCCTGACGGTCGATCGCGTACCGCTGCTGCTGGCATTCCCAGCGTTCCACCCAATGCGCGGCCGTCGCCATGCTCAAGCCCATCCGGTCGTGCCGCCTTCGCCCTCGTGTCAGCCCCTGTCTAACCGCTATTGGAAATCATTGCAGACTGGCGAGGGTGGTGAGCAACCCGTCTATCTCTTCCGGGGTGTTGTGGACGTGCAGGCTCACCCGGACAGACTCCTCCTTCTCGGACGTACCGGCCTGGCAGTGGCTGTCACTGCGCACCATGAACCCGTCGCTGAACAGGATGAAGCCCAGGTCGCCCGAGCTGATCTCGCGGTGCCGGAACGTGACGATGCTCGTCCGCCGCTGGGCCCGGGCCTCGGCGGCCAGGCTCAGCCGGCAGCCCAGGACGTCGTAGGCGTCCAGCCGTTGCAGACCGTCGGTCAGCCGGGACGTCAGGCCGGCGGTCCACCGTTCGATCCGGTCCGGGCCGGCCGCCTCCAGCCAGTCGAGGGCCGCCGCCAGGCCGGCGATGCCGGCGGTGTTCGGCGTACCGCTCCAGCCGCCTGGCCGGAACCGCGGCCCGCGCGTCCCCCGGGCCCAGATCGCGCCGATACCGGGCAGCGCCAGCGCCTTGTGCCCGGAGAAGACCACGAAATCCACATCGAGTTCGGCCGCGGACACCGGCATATGGCCGACGCTCTGGGCGGCGTCCAGGCAGATCGGGACGTCCGGACCGACCACTCGTCGGATGCGGTGCACATTCATGTCGCTTCCGTAGACGTGGTGCACATGCGTGGCCGCGACGAAGCGGGTGCGCGGACCGATCAGCTCGGCGAGCGCCTCCGGGTCGTAGTCGCCGGACGTCGCCTGGCACGGCAGTTCCCGGACCCGGATGCCGACCCCCTGGCGGGCCAGCAGCTCGCGCGCCTCCAGCCACGGGGAAAGATTCGCCTGGTGGTCCGCGTACGGGACCACGATCTCGTCGCCGTCGGTGAGGAGGGTGGTCAGCCAGTCGCGTGCGACGGTGCGCAGCCCGTCGGTGGTGCCGGCGGTGAAGTGCACGGACGAGCGGTCCGGCGCCGGGTCCCCCAGGAACCCCTTGACCCGCTCGCGGGTCCGCTCCACCAGTGCCGTCGTGGCGTTGGCCCAGGGATAGGTGCCTCGGCCCGCGTTGGCGTTGGAGGTGGTGAGATACTTCTGTACGGCATCCAGGACGGCCTGCGGCTTCTGCGTCGTGGCCGCGTTGTCCAGGTAGGCCAGTTCCGGATGGGCCACGATGATCGGGAACTGCGCACGCAGCGGGCGCTGCCACGACGCCAAGTCGTCCAACGGGGAGCCGCCGCCCGTCCCGTCCGTCACACCGGTCATCTCAGTCACGCACCAGCGGGGCGCCCGCGTCGCGCCAGGCGATGATGCCGCCGGCCAGGCTGCGTACGTCGGGATGCCCCATACGGGTCAGCAGGGCCGCGTACCGGGCGGACTTCTCACCGACCGGACATGTCAGCAGCACCGGCTGTCGTCTGCTGAACGGCAGGCCGGGGCGTATGAGCTCGTCGAAAAGCTCGTCCACGATGTTGACCGCCCCCTCGATGTGCAGCGCGGCGTACGCGAACGGGCCGCGCAGATCGACCACCAGCGGCCGTTCCGCCGCGATCCACTTCTGTGCGTCGGCGGTGTCGATGACCGTGGCCGTCTGCAGCTCGGCGTCGGTGAGCGTGGCCACGGAGTTCTTCACCGCGGGGCGTCCCAGCAGCTCCGGACGGCGCTGACGGACATAGCTGAGATAGCTCTCGACGCGGTCGCAGACGATGAAGACAGCCGTCTTGCGGGGTGACTTGCGAGGTGATGACGCATTCCGTCCCGCGTCCGGCTTCGGATTCGGCTCCGCGCTCGGTTCCCGGCTCAGGTCATCGGTCAACACTGCGTCGACCGCGCGCAGTTGACGTACGGCGCCGAAGTAGGCGGCGCCGCCGGTGGGGCCGGAGAGGATGCCGCAGCGGCGGACCAGCGTCAGCATTCCGTCGAGCGCCTCCTCGGCGCTGACCGTTTCGATGGAGTCGTAGGTGGCGGGGTCGAAGAGTCCGACCTCGTTGACCTCGTCGATGTTGCGGATCCCCGGGATGAAGTCCGATTTCTCCCCGACCAGCCCGACGACCCGCACCGCCGGGTCGTGCTCGCGCAGCACCTTGGCCACCCCGGTCGACGAACCGGCCGTCCCCACGCAGGCGATGAACCAGTCCGGAGACCGGCCGTCCAGATCCGCCAGGATCTCCGGGCCGGTGCCGTTCTCGTGCGCCGCGGTGTTGAGTGTGTTGAAGTACTGATCCGTGTGAAGGCTGGCGCCTCCGGGCTCGGACAGTTTCTGGTGGAAGAGAGTCAGCGGGTCCTCGGTGTTGGTCGGGTCGAGGCATTCCGTCTGTCCGGGAAGCTCCTCGATCTCCGCGCCCAGCAGCAGAAGCAGGTCCTTGATCTCCGGAACCCGCATCCGGTTCGTGACACTCTTGAACGACAGCCCATGCATACCCGCGATGACCGCCAGCGCCTTGGCGGTGTTCCCGCTGGACAGCTCCACGACCGTAGCGCCGCTCTCTCTGGCGGCGGGGAGACCGGGGCGCGCCATGCTCCATGCGGCCCGGTCCTTCACCGAGCCGAAGGGGTTGAGCATTTCCAGTTTCGCGTAGAGGTCGATATTGCGCAGGCCGTGCACGGCCGGATCGATACGGACCAGGGGGGTGCTGCCGATGGCTTCGGTGATGCTGTCGTATCTCATATCTGCTGCCCCCCAGGACGTATGATCGGCCAGTACTGCTCGTCGAGGCACCAACGCCAGGAGCCGCCGTCCCGGTGGACGGCGACCTTGCGCGCGACGGGCTGCTGCTGCGCGTGGGTGGCGCTGAAGTCCATGCAGTAGCCCGCCGTGTTGACGAAAGCGAGAAGGTCACCCGGCTGCGGCAGGCGTGGCAGATGGACCGTTCTACGAGTGATCAGGTCGGCCTCCAGACAGAGGTTGCCGGTGAGATGGACGGCAACGGGCGTTGGGCTTGCGGGTGCTGCGCTTGTGGCTCCTGCGCTTGTGGCTCCTGCGCTTGTGGCTCCTGCGGTCGCTTCCGTACTTCTTGCAGCTGCGGCCCGTTCCGTGCCGCCATATCTTGCGGTGCTTTCCGTAACGGCATGCGCGTCCGAGCGGGGGAGGAGGACGGGGTCCATCAGGACGCCGTGTTCCTCCAAGCTGGCGTCGCTCGCCTTCATCGCGAGGCGGACCAGACAGACACCGGCGTCGGTACGGCGTACCTCCAGCACGCGCGCGAGGGAGAGCCCGCACTGGTCGACCAGCGACCGGCCGGGCTCGGTGTGCAGGTCGTACAGGTTCTCCAGGAGCAGGGTGCCCAGCGGACGGCCCAAGGCCGGGGCGGGGAGCGACAGCAGCTCGTCGAGGTAGGCGGCGCCGGCGACCGGGCGGTGGGCCGGGTAGAGGCTCAGGGCACCGCGGAGCGTGCCGCCCTCGGCACGGAGGCCGTAGCCGTGCCCGGACCATGTCATGGGCGGGCGCTTGCCCAGCACCGCATGGGCCAGTTCGGTGGTAAAGCGCTCCCACTGGGCGGCGTGGGCAAGGTAGTTGACGCCGAAGCCGCCGCCGATGTCGATGACGCGCGGCTGGAATCCCCGTTTGCGCAACGCGTCCATGGCCAGCAGGCAGCCTTCGAACGCGATCGCCTTCTCATCGAGGCTGGTGGTGTCGAGGTGGTAGGCGACACCGATGGGCTGGAGGGTTTCCTGGTGGCGCTCCACCACGTCCAGCAGCTGGTCCAGCGACCCGATGGAGGTACCGAAGCGGGTCTGCCGCGACAGCACCTTGGCACCGGGCGTCTCGAACTCCGACAGCCGCAGCAGGACCCGGACGCGGGGCAGGCCGTGCCGGCGTACGAGAGCGTCGAGTTCCTCCAGCTCCCCGGGGCCGTCCGCGCTGACGGTGACCCCGGAGCGGGCGGCGAGCCACCGGAACTCCGGGCTCTTGGGACCGGTCGCCAGGATGCGGTCCGGCGTGAATCCCGCGCCCAGAGCGTGCTGCAGCTCGGCGAGCGAGGCCACGTCGATGCCGGCGTCGGTAGCGGCGAGCCGCCGTACCAGAGCGCTGGAACGGTTCGCCTTGTGCGCGAAGAACACCTGGCCGACGAGGTTGTGACGGCGGTAGGCGGTGCGGAAGCGCTCGACGTTCCGCGCGATCTGATCGGGCAGAACGACATTGACAGGTGAGCCGAGCGCGTCTACGAGCATGTGGAGGAACGCGGCCGACTCCAGCAAGGATGCCAGCGGCGGTTCCAGGTGCGGTTCCAGGTAGAGGGGGGCACCGTCCATCCCACGCGTTCCTCCCTGTGAAATTTGCGGACCACTGTCGGCGCAGGCCCCACTAACGTGTATCCATTCGGAGGGGTGTTCATGCCCGGCGACCGGGCGGTGGGCCGGTAGTGGCGCAGGCCGCCGCCGCGGAGCCGTGCCGTGTGCGCCAGGGCCGGCATGTGGGGGCCGGGTGGCAACTACGCCCGGTGTGAGAGCCACGCGGCGGGGACGGAGAGGCAAGAAGGGGCGGGCCCGTAACGCGAGACGCTCCGGGCCCGCCTGGCCAGGCGCTCCCATCATGCCCACGCCCCGGCCGCCAGCGGTCTTCCCGGCCTGCGCGCCACCGCGGCTGCGGTGCGGCCCGGATCCGCCTTGTGCTACGTCGCCGGCGCCCGCGCCTCCGGAAGCGCCGACAGTGCCACCACGCTGACGGGCAAGGCCCCCGGCCTCGGGTGCCACCAGTGCCACTCCCTGCGCTTGCGGCTCCCCCGGAAGCACCGCCCGCACCGGGCATCCCGGGACGTCCGGCGCCTGCTCCTGTACGGCGGCGCCTGTTCCGGCACGACTGCCAAGGCGCGCCCGTGCCACCGGGACCCGTGCCACGGGGACTCGTGCCACTGCGGCTCGCACCGCCGCCAACCATGCGCCTGGCATACCGGGCACCCTCAGCGCACCCCCGGAACTTGCTCCGGAGCCACCGGCGCCGGAAGGTACGGAGCCGCCACTGACGCCACCCCCGCCGATGTCACCGCCAAAGATGCCGTTCGGCGCCGGAGCCAAGGCGTCTGGGCCCCCACCGGAGGGGTGTAAGGCGGACGTTCGGGAATCTCATCGTCCTTCGCCGGCGCAGGTTTCTCCAGCCTGGCCGTGCTTCGCTTGTACGACTTCCCCGGCTTCCGTACGTCCAGGAAGGCATCGCCGGCGACCGGGTTGCCCAGGAGGGGTATCACTCTGTCCGGGTTGGCGCCGCTGCGGCGAGGAAGTTCGCCGGTGCCAGCAGGAGCATCACAGCGCACAGCATCAGCCGGCGGTCGATTCGGGCGGTCGCCAAGGTGACGATCGGGGCCGATATACGGTCGTCGAAGCCTTTGGGGCGTGTGGCCGTGGTGGTCATGAAATCCATTCGGTTATGTGCATGCCGTGCATTCAGCGCATTCCCCGCATTCCGCTGGTTGTGTCATCCACTTCAGCGGTACTCGGCGGCCGAGGTCCGGCGGGTTTGCGTCGTGACCGTCACGGATGCGGGCCGCGCCGGCCCGGCCGGGTGCAGCCGACTGGCGACGCCCGCCCCGGCGTCGGGATCACTCACACGGACGATCTCAGCCGATCGACGAATGCGGATAAGTCGGAAAGTTCATCCTCTGGACAGGGCTCTGACCGGAACCTTGCAACGGCTTTCACCGGGGCCATGCAACTGGTTCCCACCTCTGACCGGAGCCGCTGCCTGACGGAAGGGAACCCGACATGCCTCTGCGTGCCCGCCCGCCTGCCGCTCGTACCGCTCGGCGTAGCGCACGTACAGCCCTCGTCACTGGGATCGCCGCGTTGGGCCTGACAGCCGGCGCGTTAATCCCCTCCCCGGCGACCGGCGCGCAGCGGCCCTCCGAGGCGACGCCGTCATCCGACCCCGCCCACACCGACGTCCTGTTCATCGGCGCCCACCCGGACGATGAATACCAGTCGCTGGCCGCCTTCGGGCAATGGATCGAGCGGGACGGGCAGAGCGCCGGCGTTGCGACCATTACGCGCGGCGAGGGCGGCGGCAACGCGGCGGGGCACCAGGAAGGTGCCGACCTCGGGCTGATCCGGGAGACCGAGGAACGGTCGGCTCTCGGGCCCATCGGCATCCGTAACGTCTTCTACCTCGACAAACCGGACTTCTGGTACACCCTCTCCGCCCCGCTGACCACACGGGTCTGGGACGGCCCGCCCAGGAAGCCCGATACCCTGGAGCGGCTCGTCCGGCTGATCCGCGCCACCACCCCCAAGACCGTGGTGACGATGGACCCCCGCCCCTTCAACCAGCACGGCGGCCACCAGCTTGCCGGCCGCCTGGCGACCGAGGCGTTCCAGCTGGCCGGGGACCCCGACGCGTTCCCGCAGCACATCAGCAAGGAGAACTACCAGCCTTGGCGGCCGACCCGGCTGCTGGCTCAGAACTGGGGCTTCAAGGGGCCGGTCGGCTCCGGCTGTGCCACCGCCGAGGAGCGCGACCCGCATACCGGGCTGCCGCAGCAAGGCGTCTGGGAGGGCGAGTGGTCGAAGAAGTACGGCACGACCTGGGCGCAGCAGGAGCGCAATGCCGCCCGCAAGTACGTCACGCAGGGCTTCGGCTCCCTCCCCGCCGAGATCACCACTCCTCGCGACAAGCTGGGCTGCGACTGGTTCTCCGTGCTGGCCGAGAATGGTGAGCCGGTGCCCGCCCCTGTCCATGAGCAGCAGGAGCTGCGCCCGCTGTTCGCCGAATTCCGGGACTGGACGAAGAAGGTGGGGATGCCGTGGCTCGCCAACGATGCGCAGCCCAGCTACCCGGACGCCCCCACCACCACGATCCCGGCCGCCGCGCAGCGGCCCAAGGTCGACGGCGAAGCCTCCGCTGGCGAGTACCCGGGCGAGGAGCTGAAGCTGGTGCACTGGCAGGACAAGGAGTGCAGCTCGGCCGACGACTGCTCGGCCACCGCCCGCCTCGCCCGGCACGGCGATGACCTGTACGTTCTCGTCGAGGTCACGGACGACTTCATGGGCGCCGCGCTGGCCCAGGCCGACTGCAAACGGCACTGGCGCACCGATTCCGTCGAAATCGGCCTTGACCCACGCGGCGACTCCGATGACACCTCGACCACGTTCAAGGCCGGGATCCTTCCGTTCACCTCCGAGGGCGGGGCGTGTGCGGCCCGGGACGCCGACCACCATCAGGGGCCCGCTCACGAGACGGCCCCGGGCATGGAGGTCGCCTCTCTCGTGCACCGGCCATATACGGGATACACCGTCGAAGCGAAGATTCCGCTCACCGGGCTGCCGGACACCGTTCACCCCGAGGCGATGACGGCGAACATCATGGTCTACGACTCCGACACAACGGACAAGATCGGCAAGACGCGGCTCGCCTGGTCGCCGTTCGGCAGTGCCCAGGCCGACCCGTACGTCTGGGGGACGGCGCGGCTGGACGGCTACACACCGCCCGGGGGCAGGCCGCCCGCCGGGGATCCGGTGATTCCGCTGGAGGCGGCGAAGAGCAGCAAGTCTCCCGCCTCGGTCGACCAGTGCCATCGGACCGGCGTGCCACTCGCAGCGGGGCCTCGTCTGGGGGAGCCATGTGTCGACCCGTGGCAGTAGTGGCCTGAATCGGGGCCGGCACGGGGGCGCGCACTCGGAGGCCGCCG includes:
- a CDS encoding pyridoxal-phosphate dependent enzyme, whose product is MRYDSITEAIGSTPLVRIDPAVHGLRNIDLYAKLEMLNPFGSVKDRAAWSMARPGLPAARESGATVVELSSGNTAKALAVIAGMHGLSFKSVTNRMRVPEIKDLLLLLGAEIEELPGQTECLDPTNTEDPLTLFHQKLSEPGGASLHTDQYFNTLNTAAHENGTGPEILADLDGRSPDWFIACVGTAGSSTGVAKVLREHDPAVRVVGLVGEKSDFIPGIRNIDEVNEVGLFDPATYDSIETVSAEEALDGMLTLVRRCGILSGPTGGAAYFGAVRQLRAVDAVLTDDLSREPSAEPNPKPDAGRNASSPRKSPRKTAVFIVCDRVESYLSYVRQRRPELLGRPAVKNSVATLTDAELQTATVIDTADAQKWIAAERPLVVDLRGPFAYAALHIEGAVNIVDELFDELIRPGLPFSRRQPVLLTCPVGEKSARYAALLTRMGHPDVRSLAGGIIAWRDAGAPLVRD
- a CDS encoding Y4yA family PLP-dependent enzyme encodes the protein MDGAPLYLEPHLEPPLASLLESAAFLHMLVDALGSPVNVVLPDQIARNVERFRTAYRRHNLVGQVFFAHKANRSSALVRRLAATDAGIDVASLAELQHALGAGFTPDRILATGPKSPEFRWLAARSGVTVSADGPGELEELDALVRRHGLPRVRVLLRLSEFETPGAKVLSRQTRFGTSIGSLDQLLDVVERHQETLQPIGVAYHLDTTSLDEKAIAFEGCLLAMDALRKRGFQPRVIDIGGGFGVNYLAHAAQWERFTTELAHAVLGKRPPMTWSGHGYGLRAEGGTLRGALSLYPAHRPVAGAAYLDELLSLPAPALGRPLGTLLLENLYDLHTEPGRSLVDQCGLSLARVLEVRRTDAGVCLVRLAMKASDASLEEHGVLMDPVLLPRSDAHAVTESTARYGGTERAAAARSTEATAGATSAGATSAGATSAAPASPTPVAVHLTGNLCLEADLITRRTVHLPRLPQPGDLLAFVNTAGYCMDFSATHAQQQPVARKVAVHRDGGSWRWCLDEQYWPIIRPGGQQI
- a CDS encoding sugar-binding protein, which gives rise to MGLTAGALIPSPATGAQRPSEATPSSDPAHTDVLFIGAHPDDEYQSLAAFGQWIERDGQSAGVATITRGEGGGNAAGHQEGADLGLIRETEERSALGPIGIRNVFYLDKPDFWYTLSAPLTTRVWDGPPRKPDTLERLVRLIRATTPKTVVTMDPRPFNQHGGHQLAGRLATEAFQLAGDPDAFPQHISKENYQPWRPTRLLAQNWGFKGPVGSGCATAEERDPHTGLPQQGVWEGEWSKKYGTTWAQQERNAARKYVTQGFGSLPAEITTPRDKLGCDWFSVLAENGEPVPAPVHEQQELRPLFAEFRDWTKKVGMPWLANDAQPSYPDAPTTTIPAAAQRPKVDGEASAGEYPGEELKLVHWQDKECSSADDCSATARLARHGDDLYVLVEVTDDFMGAALAQADCKRHWRTDSVEIGLDPRGDSDDTSTTFKAGILPFTSEGGACAARDADHHQGPAHETAPGMEVASLVHRPYTGYTVEAKIPLTGLPDTVHPEAMTANIMVYDSDTTDKIGKTRLAWSPFGSAQADPYVWGTARLDGYTPPGGRPPAGDPVIPLEAAKSSKSPASVDQCHRTGVPLAAGPRLGEPCVDPWQ